Proteins encoded by one window of Methanomassiliicoccales archaeon:
- a CDS encoding heavy metal-associated domain-containing protein, with amino-acid sequence MQNDRKAVEGLETAIFKITGLCSCEFKIIEKKLKNLDGVDNYSLNPITNQLKVTYNKSLMTIEGIQKAVSKAGGKATQMKSDQIF; translated from the coding sequence ATGCAAAACGACAGAAAGGCGGTAGAAGGGTTAGAGACGGCCATTTTCAAGATAACTGGACTATGTTCTTGCGAATTCAAGATTATCGAGAAGAAATTGAAGAACCTTGATGGGGTCGATAACTATAGTTTAAACCCGATCACCAACCAATTGAAGGTCACTTACAATAAGTCCTTGATGACCATCGAAGGGATCCAAAAGGCTGTTTCAAAGGCTGGCGGGAAGGCCACCCAGATGAAGTCAGACCAGATATTCTGA
- a CDS encoding winged helix-turn-helix domain-containing protein → MVRAPGANGKRKKDRDLPDEVSEAILEIGGLEKLSYSMPSEADLERQINIHHSLSDKTRLKILWALRSCDLCPCVLKEFLKVSDSKLSYHLNSLEEAGLVKSYQKKNWKIFSITKLGRDTLGHDH, encoded by the coding sequence ATGGTCAGAGCTCCTGGTGCCAATGGGAAAAGGAAAAAGGACAGGGACTTACCAGATGAGGTCTCGGAGGCTATCCTTGAAATTGGCGGGTTGGAAAAACTATCCTACAGTATGCCATCAGAAGCCGATCTGGAACGCCAGATAAATATTCATCATTCACTGTCAGATAAAACACGCCTCAAGATTCTCTGGGCCTTGAGGAGTTGTGACCTCTGCCCCTGCGTCCTAAAAGAATTCTTAAAGGTCTCCGATTCCAAGCTTTCCTATCATCTAAATTCCCTCGAGGAAGCTGGCCTGGTTAAATCATATCAGAAAAAGAATTGGAAGATATTTTCGATAACCAAGCTTGGAAGGGACACCTTGGGTCATGATCATTGA
- a CDS encoding carboxymuconolactone decarboxylase family protein, whose protein sequence is MSLPDIPVKYKQLIMISVAAALQNRQCAEYFIKVGKHMGLTDKEIGEAVLAARFAMASTIFSNVEPGF, encoded by the coding sequence ATGAGCTTGCCGGATATTCCTGTGAAGTACAAGCAACTAATCATGATCTCGGTTGCCGCCGCCTTACAGAATAGGCAATGTGCGGAATACTTCATCAAAGTTGGGAAACACATGGGATTGACCGATAAGGAGATCGGCGAGGCAGTTCTTGCTGCCCGCTTCGCTATGGCGTCGACAATCTTCTCCAATGTTGAGCCGGGATTTTAG
- the eif1A gene encoding translation initiation factor eIF-1A yields the protein MNNQVDVEQSDEILRCPYPNRKEGEMFGIADQLLGASRIKIMCADGKSRMGRIPGKIRKRMWIREGDLLILRPWEFQDDKADILYRYTKTQATYMSRKKVLPKNLDVF from the coding sequence TTGAATAATCAGGTTGATGTGGAGCAGAGCGACGAAATCCTGCGCTGCCCCTATCCAAACAGGAAGGAGGGAGAAATGTTCGGCATAGCCGACCAGCTTCTCGGAGCCTCCAGGATCAAGATCATGTGCGCGGACGGCAAGTCCCGCATGGGCCGTATACCAGGCAAGATCCGCAAGCGCATGTGGATCCGGGAGGGAGATCTGCTCATCCTCCGTCCCTGGGAATTCCAGGACGACAAAGCAGACATCCTTTACCGTTACACCAAGACCCAGGCTACCTACATGAGCCGCAAGAAGGTATTGCCGAAGAATTTGGACGTCTTTTAG
- a CDS encoding serine protein kinase RIO gives MPKNDNTFSDLDRKVESLRLRRSENAEDDARKTLDEVFDRQTMYALDKLMNMGVLETVDFPISTGKEGNVFRVTTPENEILAMKVYRTSNSTFHNIAKYIEGDPRFKGLQGSHRKIIFAWAAKEFKNLCRMTEAKIRVPEPVRFHKNILFMEYIGTEEQPAPSLKNSQLEDPDEIYRKILKYMKLMYQKAELVHGDLSEYNILMENGEPVIIDVGQAMLVDHVNSLEFLKRDIANINHYFRSLDIKIKTDAEVLKSIQGAKTK, from the coding sequence ATGCCCAAAAACGACAATACTTTTTCCGACCTCGATCGCAAGGTGGAGAGCCTCCGCCTGAGGCGGTCCGAGAATGCCGAGGATGATGCCCGCAAGACCCTGGACGAGGTCTTCGACCGGCAGACAATGTACGCTCTGGACAAGCTCATGAACATGGGCGTGCTAGAGACCGTTGATTTTCCCATCTCCACTGGCAAAGAGGGCAACGTTTTTCGTGTCACCACGCCCGAGAACGAGATCCTGGCGATGAAGGTCTATCGCACCTCGAACTCGACCTTCCATAACATCGCAAAATACATAGAGGGCGATCCCAGGTTCAAGGGCCTGCAGGGGTCGCACCGCAAGATAATATTCGCCTGGGCAGCCAAGGAGTTCAAGAACCTCTGCCGGATGACCGAGGCGAAGATCCGGGTCCCGGAGCCGGTCAGGTTCCATAAGAACATCCTGTTCATGGAGTATATCGGCACAGAGGAACAACCTGCCCCGAGCCTGAAGAACTCGCAGCTGGAAGACCCAGATGAGATCTACAGGAAGATCCTGAAGTACATGAAGCTGATGTACCAGAAAGCGGAACTGGTCCATGGGGACCTGAGCGAGTACAACATACTGATGGAGAACGGCGAACCGGTCATCATCGACGTCGGTCAGGCGATGCTGGTGGATCACGTCAACTCTCTCGAGTTCCTGAAGCGGGACATCGCCAACATCAACCATTACTTCAGGTCTCTGGACATCAAGATCAAGACAGACGCGGAAGTTCTCAAGTCAATACAGGGGGCCAAGACAAAATGA
- a CDS encoding KH domain-containing protein: protein MKAVRIPKERVGALIGKDGASKRMLQERMQMTIRVDTEGEVMIEDESVTDPIMPLKAVDIIKAIGRGFSPERALRLMGEDEYLEIMDIDDYVGKGHDQLQRMRARVIGTGGKTRRIIEDMSGVDLSVYGDTVAIIGNSIQLPIGRTAVDMVLSGSEHSTVYRFLERKRATLKIMEMGFQ from the coding sequence ATGAAGGCAGTACGCATCCCGAAGGAAAGAGTAGGGGCCCTTATCGGCAAGGACGGAGCGAGCAAGAGGATGCTCCAGGAAAGGATGCAGATGACCATCAGGGTCGACACCGAGGGAGAGGTGATGATCGAGGACGAGAGCGTCACAGATCCGATCATGCCCCTGAAGGCCGTTGACATCATCAAGGCCATCGGCCGGGGCTTCTCCCCGGAACGGGCGCTCAGACTGATGGGCGAGGATGAGTACCTGGAGATCATGGACATCGACGATTACGTCGGCAAAGGCCATGACCAGCTGCAGCGTATGCGGGCCCGGGTCATCGGCACCGGCGGCAAGACGCGCCGCATCATAGAGGACATGAGCGGGGTTGACCTGTCGGTGTATGGCGACACCGTAGCCATCATCGGCAATTCCATCCAGCTGCCCATCGGCCGCACGGCGGTGGACATGGTCCTGTCGGGCAGCGAGCACTCCACGGTGTATCGCTTCCTGGAACGCAAGCGGGCCACGCTGAAGATCATGGAGATGGGTTTCCAGTAA
- a CDS encoding tRNA pseudouridine(54/55) synthase Pus10 — protein MPQILEQAEKALEHDLCDHCLGRIFAHVDTGLSNHERGRSVRMTLNFQRILDGKPKLEHQKCWVCEDIFENVERYADAAIDAMSRVEYHNFLIGCRVDPTIQEREERVWSEVGQDKAEPIKAELNQEIGKLIQAKTNKEVCFETPEVVALIDTRFCHVELSVAPLFIYGRYHKYSREIPQTKWPCRECRGKGCPRCKGTGKMYQVSVQEVIGDPILKEAEGREHFFHGMGREDIDARMLGTGRPFVLEIAEPRIRDIDLAKMQRIIAENGAGLADAVDLRFSSREEVRRVKMDDPEKVYLAHVALHGKVNKEKVNEVVHTFKHRRISQQTPVRVVHRRADLDREKEIIDASVESFDDDVLVLRLRTQSGTYVKELVSGDGGRTKPNLAEELGVPCQVTALDVVEIIDITEV, from the coding sequence GTGCCTCAAATACTAGAGCAGGCCGAGAAGGCACTGGAGCATGACCTTTGCGATCATTGCCTGGGAAGGATATTCGCGCATGTCGACACCGGCCTGAGCAATCATGAACGGGGTCGGTCGGTGCGAATGACCCTGAACTTCCAGCGCATACTGGACGGCAAGCCCAAACTGGAGCACCAGAAATGCTGGGTGTGCGAGGACATATTCGAAAACGTGGAACGATATGCGGACGCCGCCATCGATGCCATGTCGCGTGTCGAGTACCACAACTTCCTCATCGGGTGCCGGGTGGACCCGACCATACAGGAACGTGAGGAGAGGGTCTGGTCGGAGGTCGGACAGGACAAGGCCGAGCCGATCAAGGCTGAGCTGAACCAGGAGATCGGGAAGCTTATCCAGGCCAAGACCAACAAGGAGGTCTGCTTTGAGACCCCGGAGGTGGTGGCCCTGATCGACACCCGGTTCTGCCATGTGGAGCTGAGCGTCGCCCCGCTGTTCATCTATGGTCGTTATCACAAGTATTCACGGGAGATACCTCAGACCAAGTGGCCCTGTCGTGAGTGCCGGGGCAAGGGTTGCCCCCGCTGCAAGGGCACCGGCAAGATGTACCAGGTATCCGTGCAGGAGGTCATCGGCGACCCGATCCTGAAGGAGGCCGAAGGGCGGGAACATTTCTTCCATGGCATGGGCCGGGAGGACATCGACGCGCGGATGCTCGGCACCGGACGACCGTTCGTACTGGAGATCGCCGAACCCAGGATCAGGGACATAGACCTGGCCAAGATGCAGAGAATCATCGCGGAGAACGGGGCCGGTCTGGCCGATGCCGTGGACCTGCGTTTCTCCAGCCGGGAGGAGGTACGCCGGGTCAAGATGGACGACCCGGAGAAGGTGTATCTCGCCCATGTCGCCCTGCACGGCAAAGTTAATAAGGAAAAAGTAAATGAGGTTGTTCACACGTTCAAACACAGGCGCATTAGCCAGCAGACTCCCGTTCGGGTGGTCCACAGAAGGGCGGACCTCGACCGGGAAAAGGAGATCATCGATGCCTCCGTCGAATCCTTCGACGACGACGTCCTGGTGCTCCGTCTGCGCACCCAATCCGGGACCTACGTGAAAGAACTGGTCTCAGGGGACGGGGGCAGGACCAAGCCGAACCTCGCGGAGGAACTCGGAGTACCCTGCCAGGTCACCGCGCTCGATGTGGTTGAAATAATCGATATCACTGAGGTGTAA
- a CDS encoding 50S ribosomal protein L21e, which produces MVRPSHGLRRRGRNILRKTPRNRGLSPITHEFQVFESGEKANIFIDSNIHKGAPHLRFHGKTGTVVGPQGHSFVLHVKDGDKVKTVICRPEHLRKVN; this is translated from the coding sequence ATGGTTAGACCGTCACACGGACTGAGGCGAAGGGGCAGGAACATCCTAAGGAAGACCCCGAGGAACAGGGGACTATCCCCGATCACCCACGAATTCCAGGTGTTCGAGAGCGGTGAGAAGGCCAACATCTTCATCGACTCCAACATCCACAAGGGCGCACCCCATCTCCGTTTCCACGGAAAGACCGGCACCGTCGTCGGACCCCAGGGACATTCATTCGTGCTCCACGTAAAAGATGGCGACAAGGTAAAGACCGTCATCTGCAGGCCAGAGCACCTGAGAAAGGTCAACTGA
- a CDS encoding RNA polymerase Rpb4 family protein, translating into MPEERYIALAEVKEYLEQESKGREFTPEQRISYDHASKIAKLSADKARELIAELKGISFVPDTVAVKIADIIPTHPEDVRVLFAKERIVLEKKQIEQILKLVEKYL; encoded by the coding sequence ATGCCAGAGGAGCGCTACATCGCTCTTGCCGAAGTAAAGGAATACTTGGAGCAAGAGAGCAAGGGCCGGGAATTCACGCCTGAGCAGAGGATATCGTACGATCACGCCTCGAAGATCGCCAAGCTGTCCGCGGACAAGGCAAGGGAGCTGATCGCCGAGCTCAAGGGCATCTCCTTCGTACCGGACACCGTCGCGGTCAAGATCGCCGACATCATCCCGACCCATCCAGAGGACGTCCGTGTTCTTTTCGCTAAGGAGAGGATCGTGCTCGAGAAGAAGCAGATAGAGCAGATTCTTAAATTAGTGGAAAAGTATCTATGA
- a CDS encoding DUF655 domain-containing protein, which yields MEDYAHILDYLPQGLPSEKGFSREPLAYAIGSQEFKLFELVPKPNAIINMGERVYIGKEAEKRDKILHVKRRVSYEELTGGAQSELPFVVLEIVKLEETRFVNFFNEAQPITTRYHMLELLPGLGKKTMWAVLEERKKGKFKDFTELSARVPSLKHPEKVVAKRIEMELSNPAEKYHLFVSK from the coding sequence TTGGAAGACTACGCGCACATTCTCGACTATCTACCTCAGGGACTCCCCTCCGAAAAGGGATTCTCCCGGGAACCGCTCGCATACGCAATAGGTAGCCAGGAGTTTAAGCTCTTCGAGTTGGTGCCGAAGCCTAACGCCATCATAAACATGGGAGAGAGAGTCTACATCGGCAAGGAGGCCGAGAAAAGGGACAAGATCCTCCACGTCAAGAGGCGCGTTTCCTATGAGGAGCTCACCGGCGGCGCCCAGAGCGAACTTCCGTTCGTCGTCCTGGAGATCGTCAAGCTGGAGGAGACCCGTTTCGTCAACTTCTTCAACGAGGCCCAGCCGATCACCACCCGCTATCACATGCTGGAACTCCTGCCCGGTCTGGGCAAGAAGACCATGTGGGCGGTCCTGGAGGAGCGGAAGAAGGGCAAGTTCAAGGACTTCACCGAACTCTCCGCAAGGGTACCGTCCCTGAAGCACCCGGAAAAGGTCGTGGCCAAGCGAATCGAGATGGAGCTATCCAACCCGGCCGAGAAATACCATCTTTTCGTGTCGAAGTGA
- the rsmA gene encoding 16S rRNA (adenine(1518)-N(6)/adenine(1519)-N(6))-dimethyltransferase RsmA, translating to MRPTEVKSVLAQIGVSPSKSRGQNFLVDDTVAEREVDYLQISKEDTVLEVGPGLGVLTSRLIPEAGKVIAVELDHGIASYVRSTFRTVELIEADALDAKWPRFDRFISNIPYSISSPLIFKLLDQDFKMAVIMVQKEFADRMVAKADTDDYSRLSVSVYYRAKAEMMEKVGRNRFWPEPEVDSAVVRLTPRPPPFTVKDERLFHRMVELLFQQRRKKISTILKAKRMIAPVDVPHLPYMDMRVEALTPEQIGELVDAVHEIGRPKNSR from the coding sequence GTGCGCCCGACCGAGGTCAAGAGCGTCCTGGCCCAGATCGGGGTAAGCCCCTCGAAATCGAGGGGTCAGAACTTCTTGGTCGACGACACGGTCGCGGAACGTGAAGTGGATTACCTTCAGATCTCAAAGGAAGACACGGTGCTCGAGGTCGGTCCGGGACTGGGCGTTCTTACTTCTCGCCTCATCCCGGAAGCGGGTAAGGTCATCGCGGTTGAGCTGGACCATGGGATCGCTTCGTATGTCCGATCGACGTTCAGGACGGTGGAGCTCATCGAGGCAGATGCCCTGGATGCCAAATGGCCCCGTTTCGACAGGTTCATCTCCAACATCCCCTACAGCATCTCGTCACCGCTGATATTCAAGCTCCTGGACCAGGATTTCAAGATGGCGGTCATCATGGTGCAGAAGGAGTTCGCCGACCGGATGGTGGCGAAAGCGGACACCGACGATTATTCCCGCCTCTCAGTGAGCGTCTACTACCGGGCCAAGGCCGAGATGATGGAAAAGGTGGGAAGGAACCGGTTCTGGCCCGAGCCGGAGGTGGATTCAGCGGTGGTCAGGCTTACGCCTCGGCCGCCTCCGTTCACCGTCAAGGACGAACGGCTTTTCCATAGGATGGTGGAATTGCTCTTCCAGCAGAGGCGCAAGAAGATATCCACCATACTGAAGGCCAAGAGGATGATCGCCCCGGTCGACGTCCCCCACCTGCCATATATGGACATGAGGGTGGAGGCCCTCACACCGGAGCAGATCGGAGAACTGGTGGATGCCGTCCATGAGATTGGCCGACCTAAGAATTCCCGTTGA
- a CDS encoding phosphate-starvation-inducible PsiE family protein gives MNDQVKEDYMFTFKRMAIYFVMLLVAVVVIALLSTLSYDIYRMIFDSDFLITTKAEVLAFIGMFLLVIIAFELMDILYLYSKTQKIHVEVVLLVGLTAVSRELIVFNYEANDGVLIAGLGVLIASLSVAYFLIRKVYHEYGVNINGNS, from the coding sequence ATGAATGATCAAGTGAAAGAAGATTACATGTTCACATTCAAGAGGATGGCGATCTATTTCGTCATGCTTCTGGTCGCGGTCGTCGTGATCGCCCTCCTGAGCACGCTCTCTTATGACATCTATCGCATGATCTTCGACTCGGACTTTCTCATCACCACCAAGGCAGAGGTCCTGGCGTTCATAGGCATGTTCCTGCTGGTCATCATCGCCTTCGAGCTGATGGACATCCTTTACCTGTATTCGAAGACACAGAAGATCCACGTGGAGGTCGTGCTGTTGGTCGGCCTTACCGCGGTTTCCAGGGAACTGATAGTGTTCAACTATGAAGCGAACGACGGAGTCCTGATCGCTGGCCTGGGAGTGCTGATAGCGTCCCTTTCGGTGGCGTACTTCCTGATACGCAAGGTGTATCACGAATACGGGGTGAACATCAACGGGAATTCTTAG
- a CDS encoding DUF169 domain-containing protein has translation MDNKLIGSIIMTAGRLKRHPLIVYGSDSIPQDAVHISKVDRCVAHAIFTIAREDGPAVYLGEEHLGGCCPGGQFWLGYIPMPKGIEFFISTGSLTYRNGAAEHYKRDPEITMESMARVGKLTPPGKFIVIAPFTRTVEGGNVLSVLCFGRAENIRNLIGLAEFGSNDTFATCIAPWGPACASMITYAAGMAENAPRGSLIAGTTDPTVNEWLPPDMMTLSIPIAVAERMAKDADNSFIFKRPKVAYPEKRIA, from the coding sequence ATGGATAATAAGCTGATCGGATCGATCATCATGACGGCCGGACGCCTGAAAAGACATCCCCTGATCGTCTATGGTTCGGATTCCATACCGCAGGATGCCGTTCACATTTCCAAGGTGGACCGGTGCGTAGCACATGCCATATTCACGATCGCACGGGAGGACGGGCCGGCCGTGTACCTCGGAGAGGAGCATCTGGGAGGTTGCTGTCCTGGAGGCCAGTTCTGGCTCGGATACATTCCCATGCCAAAGGGGATCGAGTTCTTCATTTCCACCGGCTCGCTCACCTATAGGAATGGGGCGGCGGAGCACTACAAACGAGACCCTGAGATCACGATGGAGAGCATGGCCCGAGTGGGGAAGCTAACCCCTCCAGGGAAGTTCATCGTCATCGCCCCGTTCACCAGGACGGTTGAGGGAGGGAACGTCCTGAGCGTGCTGTGCTTTGGCCGGGCGGAGAACATCCGCAACCTGATCGGACTGGCCGAATTCGGGAGCAACGATACCTTTGCGACATGCATCGCTCCCTGGGGGCCAGCCTGCGCCTCCATGATCACCTATGCCGCGGGAATGGCGGAGAATGCACCGAGAGGGTCCTTGATAGCCGGTACCACAGATCCTACCGTGAACGAATGGCTACCGCCGGACATGATGACACTATCGATACCGATCGCGGTGGCGGAAAGGATGGCCAAGGATGCGGATAACTCGTTCATCTTTAAGCGGCCTAAAGTGGCCTACCCGGAAAAAAGGATAGCCTGA
- a CDS encoding redox-regulated ATPase YchF: protein MLIGIVGKPNVGKSTFFSAATMASAEIAAYPFTTIKPNKGVGYLRAPCPEKHFGVKCQPRNSACDNGIRLVPVELLDVAGLVPDAWQGKGLGNQFLDDLRQADAFIHIIDASGSTDSDGNPVPAGTHDPMVDIKFLENEIAHWMKGIIEKGFEKSARMAHLEGQKMEDVIHDRLTGLGVPMPAICTALRESNLPTNPMNWKDGEMLRLADNIRRLSKPILIAYNKSDVASDENLKRLANLPDYITISTCAETELALKKAAKAKLVNYTPGEPTFTIPDPAKLTAGQMKAIDVIGHTMKKMGGTGVQMCLEKAAFQLLDLIVVYPVEDETRLTDHGGNILPDAHLIRRGSTAKDLAYKIHTDLGEGFIRAINAKTKRIVGHDYVLQDGDVITIISRK, encoded by the coding sequence ATGTTAATCGGTATAGTCGGCAAACCGAACGTCGGTAAGTCCACCTTCTTCTCCGCCGCCACCATGGCCAGCGCAGAGATCGCCGCTTATCCTTTCACCACCATCAAGCCGAACAAGGGGGTCGGTTACCTGAGGGCGCCGTGCCCGGAGAAGCATTTCGGTGTGAAGTGCCAACCCAGGAACTCCGCCTGCGACAACGGTATCAGGCTGGTCCCGGTCGAGCTTCTGGACGTCGCCGGTTTGGTCCCCGATGCCTGGCAGGGCAAGGGACTGGGCAATCAGTTCCTCGATGACCTGAGGCAGGCGGACGCTTTCATACACATCATCGACGCCTCAGGTTCCACCGATTCGGACGGAAACCCGGTACCGGCCGGTACCCATGACCCTATGGTCGACATCAAGTTCCTGGAGAACGAGATCGCCCACTGGATGAAGGGCATCATCGAGAAAGGCTTTGAGAAATCCGCGCGCATGGCACACCTGGAGGGTCAGAAGATGGAGGACGTCATCCATGACCGCCTGACCGGACTGGGAGTGCCTATGCCGGCGATATGCACGGCCCTGAGGGAATCGAACCTGCCGACCAACCCGATGAACTGGAAGGACGGGGAGATGCTGCGCCTGGCGGACAACATCCGAAGGCTCTCGAAACCGATCCTCATAGCCTACAACAAGTCCGATGTGGCCAGCGACGAGAACCTGAAGCGCCTGGCGAACCTCCCTGACTACATCACCATATCCACCTGCGCCGAGACGGAATTGGCGTTGAAGAAAGCGGCGAAGGCCAAACTGGTGAACTACACCCCCGGCGAACCGACGTTCACCATACCGGACCCGGCCAAACTGACCGCCGGCCAGATGAAGGCCATCGATGTCATAGGCCACACCATGAAGAAAATGGGCGGGACCGGGGTCCAGATGTGCCTGGAGAAGGCGGCCTTCCAGCTGCTCGACCTGATCGTGGTATACCCGGTGGAGGACGAGACCAGGCTCACGGACCACGGCGGCAACATACTGCCCGACGCCCACCTCATCCGACGGGGCAGCACCGCCAAGGACCTGGCATACAAGATCCATACAGACCTGGGAGAGGGGTTCATCCGCGCCATAAACGCCAAGACGAAACGCATCGTCGGTCACGATTATGTCCTTCAGGACGGCGACGTGATCACCATCATATCGAGAAAGTGA